A genomic stretch from Lathyrus oleraceus cultivar Zhongwan6 chromosome 2, CAAS_Psat_ZW6_1.0, whole genome shotgun sequence includes:
- the LOC127122993 gene encoding uncharacterized protein LOC127122993: MTNGEGVLVPEPENQWNDNDKKLWSHDWKAQNILISALGVDEFYRVSHCESAKAMWDVLEVTHVGTNKVKQAKIKKLNQEFKLFHMKHGETISEIQKRFTHLINRLNSLCKPISNDIITNKVLRSLNI; this comes from the coding sequence atgaccaatggtgaaggcgTCCTCGTACCAGAACCAGaaaatcaatggaatgataatgataagaaattgTGGTCTCACGATTGGAAAGCACAAAACATTCTCATATCTGCACTCGGTGTTGATGAATTTTATCGTGTTTCCCATTGTGAATCTGCCAAGGCTATGTGGGACGTGTTAGAAGTTACCCATGTGGGAACAAACAAAGTCAAACAAGCTAAGATCAAGAAATTGAATCAAGAGTTTAAACTCTTTcatatgaagcatggtgaaaccatttCCGAAATACAAAAGAGGTTTACACATCTTATTAACCGATTGAATTCTCTATgtaaacctatttccaatgatattaTCACTAATAAGGTTTTGAGATCTCTTAATATATAA
- the LOC127122994 gene encoding uncharacterized protein LOC127122994, with product MDTVYLTILVVVERDADEFRALGKFQRNNPPTFEGTHEPDKAQELLKAIEKIFRVTNCSDAQKVQFGTHMLEKEAKDWWRNTVQRFDENGIEQGNGTVAEYAAKFEELIKFCPHYNTANAERSKCVKFVNGLRPDIKKAMGCQQITRFLELVNKSKIYDEDSRESAAHYKSLHDKKGKWKFQGKLYDCKKKAGDGKKPSWGGSHTPVKCFRCGVEGHRSPECPKGDVTCFKCGKQGHKFFDCRVGSNVTCYNCGEQGHINSKCNKPKKEQAEEGASQRRLNLKLSVMHGSMVTDTPPMGSVTTSSVCLKCSLNICDKDFEVDLVCLTLSELDVILGMDWLRANHVYINFFAKAVLFLEPEKEGDVFLSTQQVNESVRDGAEVFMLVASLKLSENGTMGEFPVVRDFPEVFPDEVSDLPSEREVEFTIDLIPGTSPVLMAAYRMSPSELKELKSQLEDLLDKSVMNAPDSEEDRAAHLRIVLSVLKEKQLFAKISKCEFWLKEVSFLGHVISSGGISVVPSNIKAISQWEASKSVSEIRSFLGLFTRKGQAFIWTAQCEASFQELERRLTTAPVLILPNPSESFVVYCDASLMGLGECRINKL from the exons ATGGATACAGTTTATTTAACAATCCTTGTTGTTGTG GAGCGTGATGCTGATGAGTTTCGTGCTTTGGGGAAGTTCCAGAGGAACAATCCGCCAACTTTTGAAGGAACTCATGAACCTGACAAAGCTCAAGAGTTGTTGAAGGCGATTGAGAAAATATTTCGAGTTACGAATTGTTCAGATGCGCAGAAGGTGCAGTTTGGCACTCATATGCTTGAGAAAGAAGCCAAGGATTGGTGGCGCAACACTGTTCAGAGATTTGATGAGAATGGCATTGAA CAAGGTAATGGTACCGTAGCTGAGTATGCTGCAAAGTTTGAGGAGTTGATCAAATTTTGTCCccattacaatactgctaatgctgagagatccAAGTGTGTtaagtttgtgaatggcttgagaccTGATATCAAGAAGGCAATGGGTTGCCAACAGATTACGAGATTTTTagagttggttaacaagagtaAGATCTATGATGAGGATAGTCGTGAGAGTGCAGCTCATTACAAGTCCTTGCATGATAAGAAAGGAAAATGGAAATTCCAAGGGAAGCTGTATGATTGCAAGAAGAAAGCTGGTGATGGAAAGAAGCCGAGTTGGGGAGGATCTCACACTCCTGTCAAGTGCTTCAGATGTGGTGTTGAGGGACATCGTTCTCCTGAGTGTCCTAAGGGCGATGTGACttgtttcaagtgtggaaagCAAGGTCACAAATTTTTTGATTGCAGAGTTGGTTCGAATGTGACTTGCTACAACTGTGGTGAGCAAGGGCACATTAATAGCAAGTGTAAcaagccgaagaaggagcaagccgaagaaggagcaagcCAAAGG agattGAATCTTAAATTATCTGTTATGCATGGAAGCATGGTTACTGATACTCCGCCTATGGGTTCAGTGACTACTTCATCTGTTTGTTTGAAATGTTCGTTGAATATTTGTGATAAAGATTTTGAAGTTGATTTAGTGTGCCTTACATTGAGTGAACTTGATGTTATTTTGGGAATGGACTGGTTGAGGGCCAACCATGTCTATATCAATTTTTTTGCGAAAGCTGTTCTTTTTCTTGAGCCAGAGAAGGAAGGTGATGTATTCTTGTCTACTCAACAAGTGAATGAATCTGTGCGAGATGGTGCTGAAGTGTTTATGTTGGTGGCAAGTTTGAAGCTTAGTGAAAATGGAACAATGGGTGAATTTCCAGTTGTTCGTGATTTTCCTGAAGTGTTTCCTGATGAGGTTAGCGATTTGCCGTCtgaacgtgaagttgagttcaCGATTGATTTGATTCCTGGTACTAGTCCGGTGTTGATGGCTGCGTATCGGATGTCAccatctgagttgaaagagttgaagagtcaactaGAGGATTTGCTTGATAAGAg TGTGATGAATGCACCTGat AGTGAAGAGGATCGTGCTGCGCATTTGAGGATTGTTTTATCTGTATTGAAAGAGAAGCAGTTGTTTGCTAAAATTTCAAAGTGCGAGTTttggttgaaggaagtgagtttccttggccatgtgatcTCTAGTGGTGGTATTTCAGTTGTACCTTCTAATATTAAGGCTATATCTCAATGGGAAGCGTCAAAATCTGTGTCTGAGATTCGTAGTTTTCTTGGTTTG TTtactaggaaaggtcaagctttcatttggactgCACAGTGTGAAGCTAGTTTTCAAGAGTTGGAGAGGAGATTGACTACTGCTCCTGTTTTGATTTTACCGAATCCATCAGAATCatttgttgtgtattgtgatgcttctttgatgggttTAGGAGAATGCAGAATCAACAAGTTATAG